A single window of Nicotiana sylvestris chromosome 5, ASM39365v2, whole genome shotgun sequence DNA harbors:
- the LOC138868420 gene encoding uncharacterized protein, translated as MPKTSTGETPYSLVYRIDVVIPVEVGEPNLRYSNESGPSNDESRLQDLDEAEERRDMAHIRMVTQKQQVERYYNKRAKVRPLKVGDYVLKAKTQASKDPNEGKLGTNWDRPYKIIAAANKGAFLLETMGGKLLQNN; from the coding sequence ATGCCAAAAACCAGCACAGGAGAAACGCCATATTCACTGGTCTACAGGATTGACGTAGTTATACCCgtcgaggtcggagaacccaatttgagatactccaacgagAGCGGGCCAAGCAACGacgaaagtaggctacaagatctggatgaagCGGAAGAACGAAGAGACATGGCCCACATAAGAATGGTAACCCAGAAGCAGCAagtagaaagatactacaacaagagAGCCAAGGTGCGACCTCTCAAAGTCGGAGACTACGTCCTTAAAGCTAAAACACAAGCATCGAAAGaccctaatgagggaaaattgggaACGAACTGGGATAGACCATACAAAATCATAGCTGCAGCAAACAAAGGAGCATTCCTATTAGAAACAATGGggggaaaactactccaaaacaactAG